GGCTCCAGACGATCTAATGCTTCTCCGACACCGATATATTTGATGGGAACGCCGGTGACTTCTTTGACCGTCAGAGCGGCTCCACCACGGGTGTCACCATCAAGCTTGGTCAGAATCACGCCATCCAGTTCCAAAGCTTCATTAAATGCTTTGGCACTGTTCACTGCATCTTGACCGGTCATCGCGTCACAGGCAAAGACCACCTGATCCGGCTGTAGCTTGCGTTCAACCTGCTCCAGCTCCTGCATCAACTCCTGGTCAATGTGCAGGCGACCGGCGGTATCGAGAATCACCGTATCAACGTTGCCCAGTTTTTTCGCCTGACTCAGGCCATTCTGACAGACCTTTACGGCGTTCGTACCTTCTGGTGATTCCGCATGAACGGGCACATCAACCTGACCGGCAATCACCTTCAACTGCTCAATCGCCGCGGGACGTTGCAAGTCGGCAGCCACCAACATCGGCTCTCGACCCTGCTCTTTTAAAAGTCGGGCCAGCTTACCACAGGTTGTGGTTTTACCACTTCCCTGCAGACCACACATCATAATGACGGTGATGCCGGAAGGCTTGAAACTGAATCCGGGTTCAACCGGGCCCATCAGATTGATCAATTCCTGATGGACAATTCCGACAATCTGTTCATCAGGTCGAACGGCCTTGAGAACTTTTTCACCAACTGCCTGTTCGGTGACACGTTCGATGAAACTGGTTGCAATATCATAATTAACGTCTGCTTCCAGCAAGGCCTGCCGTACTTCGCGCAAACCATCCCTGATATTGCCTTCGGTAAGTTTCCCACCGCGGGCAAGACCGCTGAGTGCATTTTTCAGATTGGACGTTAATCCTTCAAACACTTTTGATATCCAGACCGTTAATCACTAAAAACAGAAGCGTACAATTCAAATGTTTTATTATCTATCACTGCCTCGAACCAGCTCGATTAAGGTAGAAAACGAGCGCAAAAATAGAACCTAACCCAAACAACGACAGTAGGTTAAGGCCGAAGCCCTTCATTCCCGCCGATGTTGGTGTTCGCAAAGTGATGGTGAGGCAACAACTTGCATCAAGCCGTGGAGTTTAAAAGCTGTCTGAACAATACACAACGGTTCCAGCACACCTTTTTAAAATTCTTGCCCCTTTTACTCCACAAAATTCCTACAATGTTAAACAAATTGCTGACAAATTTGCAATAATGTCATGAGTCACTGCTCTGAGTCTGGTGGATTCTGCTGATTATTTGAGTCTACCCGGTCATTGCCCCTGCTTTTTTGGATTTGTCAGGTTGGGATTCCTTATATTCAGGAAGCAGATTGTGTATATTTCTTGATTGCAATCTTTCCCCCGGAAGACCTGTGTCCACAAGTACACAAGAACCGTTGGCCCTGCCATTGTGTCACACCAAACATCTCTGGCAATAAACATCATCGTAGCTGAAATGTCATCAGTCTATAAAATTCGAGTTGGAACGAAATAAAGAAAAAGATGAGTAACACAAAAAACCTGTTCGATAAAGTTTGGGACTTACACACAGTCAAAACCCTTGAATCTGGCCAAGACCAGTTACTAATTGGTTTACACCTGATTCATGAGGTCACCAGCCCTCAGGCATTTGAGATGCTACGTGACCGTGGCCTGAAGGTCATGTTCCCTGAACGAACTATGGCAACGGTGGATCATATTGTCCCCACCCAAAACCAGGCACGTCCGTTCGAAGACAATCTCGCAGAACAGATGATGTCCGCTATCGAAAAGAACTGTCGTGAGTTTGGCATCACGCTGCTGGATGTGGATGATGTCCGCCAGGGAATCGTCCATGTAGTCGGTCCTGAGCAGGGGCTCACGCAGCCCGGCATGACCATTGTCTGTGGCGATAGCCATACGAGTACTCACGGTGCGTTTGGCTCCATTGCCCTGGGAATTGGAACAAGCCAGGTCGCCCATGTCCTTGCCACTCAGACCATGGCTCTGGGACGCCCCAAAGTCCGGCAAGTCAAAGTTAACGGAGAACTTGGCCCCGGCGTAACCGCAAAAGACGTAACCCTTTACATCATCCGCAAGTTGGGCGTCCAAGGTGGTGTTGGTTACGCCTACGAATATGCCGGTGATGTCTTCGATCGCATGTCGATGGAAGAGCGAATGACCGTCTGCAACATGAGTATTGAAGGGGGAGCCCGTTGCGGTTACATCAACCCCGACCAGACTACCGTCGATTATCTCAAAGGCCGCCCGTTTACTCCCGAGGGAGCAGCCTTCGACAAGGCCGCTGAGTGGTGGCTCAGCCTGGCGTCCGGCCCGGATGCCCAGTTTGATGACGTGGTTGAATTCGATGCAGCCGATATCGAACCAACAGTCACTTGGGGAATCACCCCTGCCCAGTCTGTCGGAGTCTCCGAGAGCCTCGCACCGGTTTCCGACTATCCCGAAGACGAACAAACGCTGATCAAAGAGGCGTTTCGTTATATGGAACTCGAAGAAAACCAGCCGATTAAAGGGCAGAAAATCGACGTCGCTTTCATTGGTTCCTG
This genomic interval from Gimesia alba contains the following:
- the ffh gene encoding signal recognition particle protein, which gives rise to MFEGLTSNLKNALSGLARGGKLTEGNIRDGLREVRQALLEADVNYDIATSFIERVTEQAVGEKVLKAVRPDEQIVGIVHQELINLMGPVEPGFSFKPSGITVIMMCGLQGSGKTTTCGKLARLLKEQGREPMLVAADLQRPAAIEQLKVIAGQVDVPVHAESPEGTNAVKVCQNGLSQAKKLGNVDTVILDTAGRLHIDQELMQELEQVERKLQPDQVVFACDAMTGQDAVNSAKAFNEALELDGVILTKLDGDTRGGAALTVKEVTGVPIKYIGVGEALDRLEPFHPDRMAGRILGMGDVVSLVEKAQQQFDEEEAADLQNRMAQGKFSLNDFQKQMATIRKMGPMREIMKMIPGMGGLLDTNPDVDPGSEMKRIDAIISSMTPAERESPELIDHSRRRRIAMGSGTDPSEISRLVKDFNNMAGVMQKMAGMGMRDKMKAMRELSSGGMMDPMGGMSKQKERSKRGGDPVKLREKKKKERKAKKKQRKKNR
- the leuC gene encoding 3-isopropylmalate dehydratase large subunit, whose translation is MSNTKNLFDKVWDLHTVKTLESGQDQLLIGLHLIHEVTSPQAFEMLRDRGLKVMFPERTMATVDHIVPTQNQARPFEDNLAEQMMSAIEKNCREFGITLLDVDDVRQGIVHVVGPEQGLTQPGMTIVCGDSHTSTHGAFGSIALGIGTSQVAHVLATQTMALGRPKVRQVKVNGELGPGVTAKDVTLYIIRKLGVQGGVGYAYEYAGDVFDRMSMEERMTVCNMSIEGGARCGYINPDQTTVDYLKGRPFTPEGAAFDKAAEWWLSLASGPDAQFDDVVEFDAADIEPTVTWGITPAQSVGVSESLAPVSDYPEDEQTLIKEAFRYMELEENQPIKGQKIDVAFIGSCTNSRISDLREAAKVVEGRHVSEHVKALVVPGSQLVRKQAMEEGLDKIFIEAGFEWREAGCSMCLAMNPDKLVGNELCASSSNRNFKGRQGSPTGRTLLMSPTMVAAAAINGCVTDVREMLSAVTA